Proteins from one Pseudoalteromonas rubra genomic window:
- a CDS encoding reprolysin-like metallopeptidase, with the protein MNKLSLICLMLFLTCQSALAVHLIGQTHWTVLEQDKYFKPGNAEQYLELDLASVRATLLMANTVDMVLPLPNGQFVTFRLVPSQVMAPELANKYPQIRTFTGVEVGEPDNQGTFDLSSKGFFGMFEHQGQTVYIDPQPSLNNYRSYFFNPVVHHNHAQDIQRHPPIRFPGISDPTANRPEGLMQTSQISEQIVYRLAVAATGEYTAYHGGTRPLALAAIVTMVNRVNQVYARDLGVTFQLVANNDQIIFVDADTDPFTNTDEDIDGDTIAQAIENVMSETEYDIGHLVVTTGGGVAGLGVVCSTQKAAGLTGSPEPETDAFYIDYVAHEIGHQLGAEHTFNGLVGACQGNRSGLSAYEPGSGSTIMGYTGICGEQDLQQNSDPFFHLHSIEQMVEVTRQGVGSTCGVRTDLTNQSPVVDAGSDFNIPARTPFTLTGSATDADSDTLSYSWQQFDLGSATNSASQDAIDSGSGPLFRVFNPTMEPVRTFPKLIDILANSVAYGEAYPSISRTLNFRLAVRDGQGHVASDTMQVNVVGSSSGFTVTQPDSSSQWLSDTHTVTWDTANTQNAPVSCSRVTISLSTDAGVTFGTSLANGVDNDGEQEVLITSAISTNSARIRVACTDNIFFAINSGNFTINSDGPPDPIVPVFESQNPISVAEDDRVQIKKEDLNFELGLAVDLITLLPGDNYTYTDLTVIPNENYNGTLNVAAFATKDNQNSERFNVEVTVTAVNDAPVAQNDSANVEFQAEQVLLTILSNDTDVDGDALSISAVDYQGTGTVTIASNGLLYTAGTGFSGDDTIGYTISDGNGGTASGSVAVTVEAAPVEPEPEPEPEPDPQPDPQPDPQPPTQSLDDGGSGGTLFMTLWLLMAGVFIRLGVKKYEG; encoded by the coding sequence CTTGAACAAGACAAGTATTTTAAGCCCGGTAACGCCGAGCAATATCTAGAGCTGGATTTAGCATCCGTTAGAGCAACACTTCTGATGGCAAACACGGTAGATATGGTTTTGCCGCTGCCAAATGGTCAGTTTGTGACGTTTCGTCTGGTACCGAGCCAGGTGATGGCACCTGAGCTGGCAAATAAATATCCTCAAATTAGGACTTTTACAGGGGTGGAAGTGGGAGAGCCTGATAATCAGGGCACCTTTGACTTGTCATCGAAAGGTTTTTTTGGGATGTTTGAACACCAGGGGCAAACTGTTTACATTGACCCTCAGCCTTCGTTAAACAACTACCGCAGCTATTTTTTTAATCCAGTGGTGCATCATAACCATGCACAAGACATCCAACGCCATCCGCCAATTCGTTTTCCTGGAATTTCTGACCCCACTGCAAATCGCCCTGAAGGGCTGATGCAAACCAGCCAGATTAGTGAACAAATAGTATACCGCCTTGCGGTAGCTGCTACAGGGGAGTACACCGCTTATCATGGCGGTACACGTCCACTTGCCCTGGCTGCCATTGTGACTATGGTAAATCGGGTTAATCAGGTCTATGCGCGGGACCTTGGAGTAACGTTTCAGCTCGTTGCCAACAATGATCAAATAATCTTTGTGGATGCGGACACAGATCCATTCACAAATACAGATGAGGACATAGACGGAGACACCATTGCTCAGGCAATAGAAAACGTCATGAGCGAGACGGAATACGATATTGGACATTTGGTGGTGACTACCGGGGGCGGTGTTGCCGGGCTGGGAGTGGTTTGCTCCACCCAAAAAGCGGCTGGCCTGACCGGCAGTCCTGAACCTGAGACAGACGCATTCTATATCGATTATGTTGCCCACGAAATTGGTCATCAGCTCGGTGCAGAACATACTTTTAATGGTTTGGTGGGTGCCTGTCAGGGGAATCGCTCTGGATTATCTGCTTATGAGCCGGGTAGTGGTTCGACAATCATGGGATATACAGGCATCTGCGGTGAACAAGATTTACAGCAAAATTCAGATCCTTTCTTTCACCTGCACTCCATTGAACAAATGGTTGAGGTGACGCGTCAGGGGGTTGGCAGCACCTGCGGTGTCCGCACTGATCTGACCAATCAAAGCCCAGTGGTTGATGCCGGTAGCGACTTTAACATACCCGCCCGTACGCCTTTCACTTTAACGGGCAGCGCAACCGACGCAGATTCTGATACGCTTAGTTACAGCTGGCAGCAGTTCGACCTAGGGTCGGCTACGAATAGTGCAAGTCAGGATGCCATTGATTCTGGGTCCGGGCCTTTGTTTAGGGTCTTTAACCCAACCATGGAGCCGGTCAGAACCTTTCCTAAATTAATCGACATTCTTGCAAATAGCGTGGCATATGGGGAAGCGTACCCATCAATAAGTCGCACGTTGAACTTCCGTTTGGCGGTGCGAGATGGCCAGGGGCATGTTGCCAGCGATACGATGCAGGTCAACGTGGTTGGTTCGTCAAGTGGATTCACAGTAACCCAGCCTGATAGCAGCAGTCAGTGGCTATCTGATACACACACCGTGACCTGGGACACCGCAAATACCCAGAATGCGCCGGTTTCATGCTCCAGAGTAACCATTAGCCTTTCTACCGATGCAGGTGTGACTTTTGGTACATCGCTGGCAAATGGTGTCGATAACGATGGAGAGCAGGAGGTGCTAATCACCTCTGCAATTAGTACCAATTCTGCCCGGATCCGAGTTGCCTGTACCGACAATATCTTTTTTGCGATTAATTCCGGGAACTTTACAATCAATTCTGATGGCCCGCCTGATCCGATAGTGCCTGTATTTGAATCTCAAAATCCGATTTCTGTTGCGGAAGATGACCGTGTACAGATTAAAAAAGAAGATCTCAACTTTGAGCTCGGGCTGGCTGTTGATTTAATTACTCTGCTGCCGGGTGATAACTATACCTATACAGATCTGACAGTGATCCCGAATGAAAACTATAATGGCACGCTGAATGTCGCGGCATTCGCAACAAAGGACAATCAAAACAGTGAACGATTTAACGTAGAGGTGACGGTTACTGCGGTCAATGATGCACCCGTCGCGCAAAACGACAGCGCTAATGTGGAGTTTCAGGCAGAGCAAGTATTATTGACTATTTTGAGCAATGACACGGATGTTGATGGTGATGCGCTGAGTATCTCTGCTGTGGACTATCAGGGAACCGGTACAGTCACGATTGCGTCAAATGGTTTACTCTATACAGCAGGCACTGGTTTTTCTGGCGATGACACCATAGGTTATACCATAAGTGACGGTAACGGAGGCACAGCATCTGGTAGCGTTGCGGTAACGGTTGAGGCCGCACCTGTTGAGCCAGAACCAGAACCAGAGCCCGAGCCTGACCCTCAACCCGATCCACAGCCGGATCCGCAACCTCCTACTCAATCTCTGGATGATGGTGGCTCAGGGGGCACGTTGTTTATGACGCTTTGGTTGTTGATGGCTGGGGTTTTCATTCGGTTAGGAGTAAAAAAATATGAAGGGTAA